aaatgtccagaataggcaaatccgtggagacagaaagtaaattcgTGGTTGCCAGGGGCAGGGGGGAGAAGGGACCACTTAATGTGTCTGGGCTCtcctttgggatgatgaaaaagttctggaactagatcgtggtgatggttgcacaacattgtgagtGCACCAAATGTCACTAATAGTAACTCCTTTGTCTTGGGCACTTTACCACAATAAAACAAGTGAATGGAAGCATTATAGCAGGAAGGTGGGCTGGAAGTGGGAGGCCGGATGATGCCCCAAGTATGATGTAGAATATTGGGTCTGTGCATTACTGAGGTCataccagaagatattaaggaacTGCAGGGGCACTTTAAGAGGCCCcttgggagaggaaggaagaaatgtgGAAGCTGGAGGACTTTTATCACCGCAGGCGTTAGTGAccctgctggggtggggggcagacaaGGAGGTAAGGAGGGGACCCACACAGACCTCCAAATTTGGCACTCGGATAATACTGATTCTCAACTTGGTCATGAATTTGCTGGGTGGCGGACATTCTCAAGAGAAGAAAATCAGGgagcaacagtgcaagagaggaaagaaaaaaagacaaaagtttcTCGAGAGAGGCAGAGACGGACACTCAGCCAGACCAGCCCCTGGGCCCGGGGTGTGCCCTACAGCTGTAGGGGCGGGGTTGGATATTCCTGGAGTCGAGGAGCCGTCGTCTCTGGACAGGATGTGAGAgaggaactggggtctccagtCACGGGAGCCAGCTGCGGCCGCAGAGGGAAGGGATCGCGGCTGCCAGTGAGTCCAGAGCTGGGGCCCCCAGACCGAGGGAGGAGAGGGCCGGGCGCAGGACTCCCCGGTCTCAGGGACTAGGGCGTCGGCGATCTGGACTTTGGGGGCCGAGGGAGGAGGGGACGGGACTCGCGGGtctgaggaaggaggaggagggaggaggaggcggggCCGAAGTCTGAGCCAGGAATCTCAGCCTATCCAGGCTCTGTAACTAATTAACCAGCGCGGATCAAATTAGTGGGTGAAAGTTCACCGAGGAGGAGGGCCTTGTTGTCATCCTCCCCCCGGGATCGAGCTCCTCCACCTGCAGCCGCGGGCGCGCGGGGTAGCCGAGCCGAGCCGAGCCGGGCCGGGCcgagccgggccgggccgggccagaGCTGCGGGAGGGGCGGGCCGGGGGTCCGGAGGAGTCACGCGCCCCCTCCCGCCCCAGGTCTCCCACTCAGGATGCGGCTTCCCCGGCCTCAGCCCTGGGGGCTCGGTCTGTTTCTCGTCCTCCTGCCTGGGGCGCTGAGCGCAGGTGAGGGGCTGCCGGGCACGAGGGAGGTGCCAGCCTCCGGGAAATGAGCGAAATCCGAGATCCCCCGCTCGAGCCGGGGGACTTCCTTCTCGGCCGCGTTTCGTCTGGATTCCCACGATCTTTTCTCCCTCTGGCGGTCTGTCTGGAAAACACCTGTCCCCTTCTTCCTGGGACCCGCCCCCACCACCCTACCCCCGACCCCGCCAGGGTCTGGCCCCTCTGTCTGGGGTGGGGTCTTTTCTCTCCCGGGGTGTCTGTCCCATCTAGGTCCCCCGCCCCATCTGCTCTCTTCGCCGGCAGAGAACCATCGCTCGCTCCAGTACCACTTCACCGCCGTGTCGGCCCCCGCCGCGGGGACCCCTGCTTTCTGGGTTTCGGGCTGGCTAGGGCCCCAGCAGTACTTGAGCTACAATAACCTGCGGGCGCAGGCTGAGCCGTATGGCGCGTGGGTCTGGGAAAGCCAGGTGTCCTGGTATTGGGAGAAAGAGACCACGGACCTGAGGAACCAGGAGACGCTCTTCCTCCAAGCGCTCCAAGTTTTAGGCGAAGGTGAGACGGGGACTTCCTGGGCTGGGAGCCTGGATCCcgggtctgagggaggaggggacgGCGGGGCCCCTGCTCCCAGGCGGCTCATACGTGTGTGGGCACCCCAGGCCCCTTCACCCTGCAGGGCCTGTTGGGCTGCGAGTTGGGCCCTGATAATGTCTCGGTGCCGGTGGCCAAGTTTGCCCTGAACGGCGAGGAGTTCATGATGTTTGACCCCAAGCTGGGCATCTGGGATGGTGACTGGCCTGAGTCCCGGACGGTCAGTATCCAGTGGACAAAGCAGCCGGAGGCGGTCAACAAGGAGAAGACCTTCCTCCTCTACTCCTGCCCACACCGGCTGCTGGGGCATCTGGAGAGGGGCCGAGGCAACCTAGAGTGGAAGGGTGAGCGACCCCCTGATCACTGCAGGCCCCCTCCATTCCCAGGGCCTCATCCTCTTCCCCAGCCTCTCCCCGTTGGCCCCTCTGACTCCAGTCCACCCTGCTCTCCCACAATCCTATCTCTGAGGGTCTTCCTCCACCCTCGGCggtccccagcccctctcctgcACACAGCTCACCCTCGGGGCACGGCTCAGGCCCCTCGGCCTGGCATTGTGATCCCACGTGGCATGGCCTCTGCCCCTCAGCTCAGCCTCGCCTGTCTCCATCTGCTCCACTCAGCCAGATACAGCCACCCAGAGCCCCTTGAGCTCGCCCCAGCCCTCCCATTTCTCCACCTTTGCCAGTTTCACTGGTGCCAGGGGCCACTGGTGTCAGCTTCCACTCTGGCCCTGAGGTTTTTCTCTCGCCTCCTTCAGACGCCGCAGGACCTTATGTGACCTCCAGTCCATACAGCACGTGTCACTCTGAGCTATAATTATAGGCATGTCTAGGGAATTCAAGGGCTGCAGTTTAGAGCTCTTTTGTCCTCAGCTTCCCCAACGTTGAGTTTCCTGCTTCTGTCTCGGCCCTCAGTTCAGACTCTCTTCCACCCAGGAGTCAGATGAacgttttaaaaacataaatgagcTCGCATCCCACCCATGCTTAAAACCAGACCACAGATTCGCGCTAATCTTGGATGAAAATCCAAACTCTCCTCCGAGGCCTACAAGCCCTGCATGGTCTGGCTGCTTTCCACCGCTGTAATTTCACAACGCTCCCAGTGACACTGGACTTCTCCCTTTCCTCCAATTTGTCAGGTTCTTTCCTCCCTCAGGGCCTTTGCTCCAGCTGTTCCcgctgccttttttaaaaacaattaattaatttttggctgtgtcaagtCTTCATTGTGGCAACACTGCAGGCTTCTTTCTAGTCGTGGTGCCTAGACTCAGTTGcctcacggcatgtgggatctcagttccccgagcagggatcaaacccctgtcccctgcattacaaggtggattcttaatctctGGATCACCAGAGTAGTCCTCAGTGTTCCCTTTGCTTTTGATTCTCTTCCTTGGGCTCTGGCCAGGACTGGGTCCTTCTCATACTAGAGGTTTGACTTTGAATGTCGACTCTTCAGTAGGGCCCTCCCTGGCTAAAGggtgccccccaacccccattaTTGTCTCTCATACCACTGTtttttgtccattcattcattatagcatcttttattattattattattttttcttgaggTGTGACTTACCTATCTAAAGTACACtgctcagggactttcctggtggttcagtggttaagactctgagcccccaatgcaggaggcaagggttcaatccctggtcagggaactagacccacatgccacacagtgtggctaaaaaaaaaagtacatggctcaattttttgttgttgtttttggctgtgctactcAGGCATCAtaactgtgcctcctgcattggaagcacagagtcttaaccactggccactaggaaagtccctaaaCCTGGAATTTATTTGTCAAGAAGTTTTATATTATggattaaaaactttaaatagtTACAGGACCACTACgcaattgtaaaatttttttcttgtgtctgTTCGGGAACATTGTGTCTCTCAGGAATTTGTCAAGTTCATTTAAATTTCAAGTGTGCTGGCTTGAAATTTTCATATCCTCTCACTATCTATTGAATGACTGTAGGGTCTGTCTTATTTTCCCTCAGCACACTTTCATAGCCTGtttccctttcatttattttaaaaatatttatttttggctgtgtctggcctcagttgtggcatgcaggatcttcccttGTGGTGCTCGGGGTCTTCATTTGGGCGAGTGGGCTTCTCTCTAATTGTAGGGCATGGGCTGGgtagttgcagtgctcaggcttagttgtcctgcagcatgttggatctcagttccccgaccagggatcgaacccacgtctcctgcattggaaggcaaaatcttaatctctggaccaccagtgaagtcctccctttcatttacatatacacaaatattcatttctctggtagctcagagaatctggtggtaaagaatctgcctgcaatgcaggagacctgggttctatgcctgggttgggaagatcccctggggaagggagtggctacttactccggtgttcttgcctggagagtcccatggacagaggagcctgatgggctacagtccatggggtcacagagagttggacacgactgagcgactaacacactccTCTCATTAGAACACAAGCTCCACGAGGACAGGGACTTTTGTCtctcttgttcactgctgtatctctaGTGCCCGGAAGAGTGCCTGCACATCCCATggtagatgtgtgtatgtgtcattGTAGGAAGGACTGGAAGAGAGGTGGATACCCTTGTGGTGGGCAGGTTGGATATCAGTACCCCTAAGAAGGCCTTTCCTCCTTTATCGTTATGTTCTCTAGGCTCAGGCCAGCATAGGGCACGATCAGATGTGGtatgcgggcttcccaggtggcacagtggtaaggaatccacctgccagtgtaggagatgcaagagatgcaggttcgatccctggatccagaagatcccctggagtaggaaatggcaacccgctccagtattcttgcctggagagttccatggacagaggagcctggtgggctacagtccatggggtcgcaaagagtcagacacgactgagcgacggagcacagagcacagagcagCACGCGGCACATGGTGGGGCCTGCTGGGTAGAGGGGGAGGAATGGAGGCCTCTCTCCGTCTCTGTACAACCCTGGGCCTGGTCCTGGGGGCCTCTGGGCCTGGGGCTTAGGCCTGTCTGCCTGTTCGTCTGCAGAGCCACCCTCCATGCGCCTGAAGGCCAGACCCAGCAGTCCCAGCCTCTCTGTGCTCACCTGCAGCGCCTTCTCCTTCTACCCACCTGAGCTGAAGCTGCACTTCCTGCGGAACGGGCTGGCCATTGGCTCTGGTGAGATAGACATGGGCCCCAACGGCGACGGCTCCTTCTACGCCTGGTCATCACTCACAGTCAAGAGTGGCGACGAGCACCACTACCGCTGCGTGGTGCAGCACGCGGGGCTGGCCCAGCCCCTCACGGTGGAGCTGGGTGAGGTCCCGCTGGGGAACTGTGCTCCCAACTTCCGGTTGTCTTTTCTCTGTCTGCTGCAGCAACCCTTCCTGAGTCTGACTGCTTTCTGCCCCACCGCTGCCAGTTCATCCAAAGCCTGACAGCCTCTTGTCCTGTGTTGCTTGCCTCCCCAAGTCTGACTGCCttccatcctgctgctgctggcttCGTTGATTCTGGCCACTCGTTAACCGCTATGGGAAGTCCTCCCTAAGTCTGACCACCTTCCGTCCTGCTGCTGCTAGTCTTCAGGAGTCTGACCATTCGTTGTGTGCTGCTGCCAGGCCTTTATGAGTCTGATGTTCTACTGCTCTGTGTCCATCCCTCCTCTCCAAGTTGGAACACCGCCCACTCCGCTGCTACAGGTCCCTTGACCAGAGTGATTGAGACCCCTCTTGCTACAGCTGGTTCTTATATCCAACCTGGGGGCTTTCTAGATCTAGAACATCCTGGGAGTGGCCTTCCCTTTACCCACACCCACTCTCTACAACCTGGTGCTGGGACCTCTGGGGTTGGGAGGGAATGCAAACCCCCAGTCCCCTGTCCTGACTCAGATGTGGCGGAGGGTCCCTTAAATATCTCACAACATTGTCTGACTGCAGAATCACCAGCCAGGACCTCGGTGCCAGTGGTGGGAATCGTCATCGGCTTTTTCCTGCTCCTGACAGTGGCTGCGGGAGGAGCTCTCCTGTGGAGAAGGATGAGGAAGGGGCTGCCAGGTGTGGGACAGGAAGAGGGAGGTGCCTCAGACAGAGGGGTAGAGACCCCCTCCAAAGTCGGGAGACTCATTCCTGCAGGGACAGAGGgggacagagacccagagagagatggggagaaagaaaactggaggggAGAAAGAGACTCAGGGGGATAGAAATCCATAGCGTAGGACAGAGACTgaaaaagacacagacacacatacacatacgtgGGGAGGGGCAGTCAGAGACCTGAAGGATTTCAAAGATTCTAATCATCTCCCCTGTCcctcttttctcagcttcttGGATCTCTTTCCGTGGGGAGGATGTAGGGGCCCTCCTGCCCACTCCCGACGTGTCCAAGGATGGTGAATCTTAGGATAAAAATGCATTCCCAGCAACTGCCGATCATCCCCCATCCTGGCTGTTACCAGCTAATGTCCTCAGGTCCTTTTCATGCTGTGAGACCTCCGGGAATCCTGGTATTTTTGAGCCTCCGGAAGGAGCCCGATGTCCTCCCTCTGGATTTCTCCTCCTGTGATCTGCCTCAGTTCCCCCTCCTGATATATATGGTTCTTTTCCAGCTCCACATATAACATGTGTTTAGGCTCGAATCGTTGTGTTCTCATCGTTTCAACTTTTTTAGGGAATTGTGAGGGGGGATAAATGGTGTAAGCCTTGGGCTTCAAATCTCTCCTGAGGCTAACTTGTTGCCATGGTGGAATTTGCCAACTTTATATACCAAGTcatgtatttttaatgaataaatttcacaaatatttactgtatgtTTGTGCCAGGCATTTTGAGGAATTCTTGGCTGGAGTCTGATCTGACTTCTTGGTGTAGCGGAAGAGATGTTCCCTCCTTGAGGGAAAGGAAAGCCTCCTCTGGCTCCTAGGTTCCCTTTCCTAAAACGTGCGGACAGAGggaaagagataaaaatacaTCTCCCGTGAGGCTTTGAAGCTAGAGCAACTGGAGGTGGTCGGGCAGGGCGCCCCGACGCCTGCCGGGAGTTGTAGTTCCCCCGGCCGTGTCACTCCGGATTTGCCCACTTCGCCTTCACTGGGAAGGGGCGGGGCCGAGCCTCGCGGGGCCGCGCTTTCCTTTGTGGACGTGGCGAGGGGCGCCCTTGGCCCGCCCTGCTTCTTTGGCCCCGCCCCATGAGGCCCTCAAGAGCGCTCattggctgggggcggggcctctgCGCTTCAGGAGGCGGGGCCTGACTGGAGAGCCGCCAAATTGGGCATCTTTTTGGAGAACGCAGGGTGGAACTTGGAGAGCGAAGTGAAGCTATCTGACCC
The genomic region above belongs to Budorcas taxicolor isolate Tak-1 chromosome 18, Takin1.1, whole genome shotgun sequence and contains:
- the FCGRT gene encoding IgG receptor FcRn large subunit p51, producing MRLPRPQPWGLGLFLVLLPGALSAENHRSLQYHFTAVSAPAAGTPAFWVSGWLGPQQYLSYNNLRAQAEPYGAWVWESQVSWYWEKETTDLRNQETLFLQALQVLGEGPFTLQGLLGCELGPDNVSVPVAKFALNGEEFMMFDPKLGIWDGDWPESRTVSIQWTKQPEAVNKEKTFLLYSCPHRLLGHLERGRGNLEWKEPPSMRLKARPSSPSLSVLTCSAFSFYPPELKLHFLRNGLAIGSGEIDMGPNGDGSFYAWSSLTVKSGDEHHYRCVVQHAGLAQPLTVELESPARTSVPVVGIVIGFFLLLTVAAGGALLWRRMRKGLPASWISFRGEDVGALLPTPDVSKDGES